One Syntrophales bacterium genomic window carries:
- a CDS encoding branched-chain amino acid ABC transporter permease — translation MKKLIFHPCGNFRESYEEELNIFETDFGRLFVILGIVLSLLLPFICKPYVLYVINFICIMSIAAVGLNILIGYTGQISLGHGAFFGVGAYGAAILATRWELPLFITIPAAGLISALVGMVFGLPSSRLKGLYLTIATLAGQFIIEYVLVHWESVTMGTMGITLPAPDLFGWKIRGDRAFFFLTFPIFIVMIWFAVNIVRTKYGRAFMAIRDNDRAAEGMGIPLFPYKLLSFGVSSFYAGVAGALFAYYTVSVTSEPFNLALSVEFVAMVIIGGLGSITGSVFGTVFIMLLNEFLRVITEALMNIHFLSHLALNMAPLREFTFGIAIVLFILFEPRGLAEVWRIIKSSFRLWPFSY, via the coding sequence GTGAAGAAACTCATTTTTCATCCATGTGGTAATTTCAGAGAAAGCTACGAAGAGGAGCTTAACATCTTCGAAACGGATTTTGGACGTTTATTCGTAATTCTCGGTATAGTGTTGTCACTCTTGCTCCCTTTCATCTGCAAACCCTATGTACTTTACGTAATAAATTTCATCTGCATCATGTCTATTGCCGCCGTGGGTTTAAACATCCTCATAGGTTACACAGGTCAGATTTCCCTTGGTCATGGGGCATTTTTCGGTGTTGGTGCTTACGGCGCAGCCATATTAGCCACCCGTTGGGAACTTCCCCTTTTTATCACCATTCCAGCTGCTGGGCTCATTTCTGCACTTGTAGGCATGGTCTTTGGGTTACCCTCCAGTCGACTGAAGGGCCTTTATCTAACAATAGCTACTCTGGCCGGTCAATTTATCATCGAATACGTCCTGGTTCACTGGGAATCAGTCACTATGGGCACAATGGGCATTACTTTACCTGCTCCGGACTTATTCGGATGGAAGATCAGGGGAGATAGGGCATTTTTCTTCTTAACGTTTCCTATATTTATCGTCATGATATGGTTTGCAGTCAACATTGTGAGAACCAAATACGGTCGCGCTTTTATGGCTATAAGGGATAACGATAGGGCTGCGGAAGGCATGGGTATTCCCCTCTTTCCGTACAAACTCCTATCCTTCGGTGTAAGTTCATTTTACGCAGGTGTTGCTGGTGCCCTTTTTGCTTACTACACGGTAAGCGTCACTTCCGAACCTTTTAACCTAGCCCTTTCGGTGGAGTTCGTAGCAATGGTGATCATAGGTGGTCTAGGAAGCATAACAGGTTCAGTTTTCGGCACAGTGTTCATAATGCTACTTAACGAATTCCTCCGTGTTATTACGGAAGCACTCATGAACATCCATTTTCTCTCTCACCTCGCGCTTAACATGGCCCCACTACGGGAGTTCACATTCGGGATTGCTATTGTCTTATTCATTCTTTTCGAACCTCGGGGGCTAGCTGAAGTCTGGCGCATTATAAAGTCAAGTTTTCGCCTCTGGCCATTCTCTTATTGA
- a CDS encoding ABC transporter ATP-binding protein, producing the protein MLLQVNNISVVYSDVIQVLKGVSLEVEEHKIVALLGSNGAGKTTTLKAISGLLKPENGKVTDGEIIFDGRPIHNLPPEDITRMGIIQVLEGRQPFKYLTVEENLRVGTATRFGKPFRDDMEMVYNYFPALASRKKVKAGYLSGGELQMLVIGRALMAHPRLLLLDEPSLGLAPLVVREIFGIIKRINEEQGTTIVLVEQNANMALQIAHYGYVMENGRIVMEGPSEELRENPDIKEFYLGIGASGETRNYQVVKSYRRRKRWL; encoded by the coding sequence ATGCTTTTACAGGTTAACAATATCTCTGTTGTTTATTCTGATGTTATTCAGGTACTGAAAGGTGTTTCGCTTGAAGTGGAGGAACACAAAATTGTTGCCCTCTTGGGCAGTAATGGTGCCGGGAAAACAACAACCCTGAAAGCTATTTCCGGCTTACTAAAACCTGAAAATGGAAAGGTAACAGATGGAGAGATCATTTTCGATGGAAGACCCATCCATAACCTACCACCAGAAGATATAACGAGAATGGGGATCATTCAGGTTCTTGAGGGAAGACAGCCCTTCAAATATCTCACCGTTGAGGAAAACTTGAGGGTGGGAACCGCAACCCGTTTCGGTAAACCGTTCAGAGATGACATGGAAATGGTATACAACTACTTCCCCGCTCTAGCCAGCCGGAAGAAAGTTAAAGCCGGTTATCTAAGCGGTGGAGAACTGCAAATGCTCGTTATCGGCAGGGCACTCATGGCCCATCCCCGACTATTACTCTTAGACGAGCCTTCTCTGGGTCTTGCTCCCCTGGTTGTGCGGGAGATTTTCGGAATAATAAAAAGGATCAATGAAGAACAGGGAACTACCATTGTACTTGTGGAGCAGAACGCAAATATGGCCCTGCAGATTGCACACTACGGTTACGTAATGGAGAATGGACGAATAGTCATGGAGGGTCCGTCAGAAGAGCTCAGAGAAAATCCCGATATTAAGGAATTCTATCTCGGTATAGGTGCATCAGGAGAAACGAGAAATTACCAGGTGGTGAAATCTTACAGAAGAAGAAAACGCTGGTTATAA
- the recJ gene encoding single-stranded-DNA-specific exonuclease RecJ → MMGKKSSLPVTRWVFPYENRTLVEEISKEFGILPEIAQILVNRGIRDTDAAKRYLSPSLRDLHSPFLMKDMGKGARRVIRALHNNEKITIFGDYDADGITATVILLKFLHNVTSNVDYYIPDRIEEGYGLNKKAIDRIKYTGTSLIITVDCGISDTENVEYAKSKGMDVIILDHHEIPPKVPKALAVINPNQRDCSFAFRYLTGVGVAFNFLIALRALMRQEGFWGRFTYPNLKEYLDLVALGTLGDIAPLIDENRIMTKIGLDLITEDSRVGIKALKEVSGLANQVIDANKATFCLIPRINAAGRVGSPQDAVRLLLTEDLEEAREIARRLETYNRKRQTLERAILQDILKEIEQDFDLEGRRFLVFSSKNWHPGVIGVVASRLVDRYRRPVMLISLQDGIGRGSGRSVNDFNIYESLRECDHLLLSYGGHQLAAGICIREEDIENFSRTLEEIVGKRLGEGNFIRCTHIDAHCELSNLSHELLSQVALLAPYGNQNPEPVFYSRNVSVLFSSVVGNNHLRMRVVGSGITCNSIWYSMGHLAGYIKNVSSDIAFTPQINFWNGMSEIQLKMLDMAIQENISL, encoded by the coding sequence ATGATGGGAAAAAAGAGTAGTCTTCCAGTTACCAGGTGGGTATTCCCATACGAAAATAGAACATTGGTAGAGGAGATATCAAAGGAGTTTGGGATACTTCCGGAGATTGCCCAGATACTCGTGAATAGAGGTATTAGGGATACTGATGCGGCTAAACGCTATCTCAGTCCCTCACTCAGAGATTTACACAGTCCCTTTCTAATGAAGGATATGGGTAAAGGTGCAAGACGAGTAATACGTGCCTTGCATAACAACGAAAAAATTACGATCTTCGGTGATTATGACGCAGATGGCATCACGGCAACTGTAATACTGTTAAAATTTCTTCACAATGTTACCTCTAACGTTGATTACTACATACCTGACCGAATTGAGGAGGGTTATGGTTTAAACAAGAAGGCAATTGACAGAATAAAATACACGGGTACGAGTTTAATTATTACAGTCGACTGTGGTATCTCCGATACGGAAAATGTGGAATACGCTAAATCGAAAGGAATGGACGTCATTATCCTTGACCATCACGAGATTCCCCCGAAGGTACCAAAAGCATTGGCAGTTATAAATCCAAACCAAAGAGATTGTAGTTTCGCTTTTCGCTATCTCACCGGTGTGGGCGTCGCTTTCAATTTCCTGATCGCTCTTAGAGCCCTTATGCGGCAGGAAGGATTCTGGGGTCGATTCACCTATCCTAATCTAAAGGAATATTTGGATCTCGTTGCCTTAGGCACATTGGGAGACATCGCACCTCTTATAGACGAAAATAGGATTATGACCAAGATAGGACTGGACCTCATCACTGAGGATTCTCGCGTAGGAATAAAGGCGCTAAAAGAAGTTAGTGGTCTGGCGAACCAAGTGATAGATGCCAACAAGGCTACTTTTTGTTTGATACCCCGTATAAATGCAGCAGGAAGAGTGGGATCACCTCAAGACGCAGTCCGACTGCTGCTCACCGAGGATCTTGAGGAAGCGAGGGAGATTGCACGTCGACTTGAGACCTACAACAGAAAGAGGCAAACTTTGGAAAGGGCTATTCTCCAGGACATCCTTAAAGAGATTGAGCAAGATTTCGATCTTGAGGGTAGACGTTTTCTTGTCTTTTCATCCAAAAATTGGCACCCCGGTGTAATAGGGGTAGTAGCTTCCCGCCTTGTTGATCGTTACCGTCGCCCTGTTATGCTCATCAGCCTCCAGGACGGGATTGGCAGGGGTTCAGGACGGAGCGTAAATGATTTCAATATATACGAAAGTCTCCGTGAGTGTGATCACCTCCTACTCTCATACGGGGGACATCAGTTGGCTGCTGGTATATGCATAAGGGAGGAAGATATAGAGAATTTTTCCAGGACGCTCGAGGAAATTGTGGGTAAACGATTAGGTGAAGGCAATTTCATTCGTTGTACACACATAGATGCTCATTGTGAGTTGAGCAATTTAAGCCACGAGCTACTGTCACAGGTAGCACTGCTTGCCCCGTATGGTAATCAGAACCCCGAGCCCGTGTTTTATTCCCGCAACGTCAGTGTTCTTTTTTCAAGTGTTGTGGGCAACAACCACCTCAGAATGCGTGTTGTAGGAAGTGGTATAACCTGTAATTCTATTTGGTACAGTATGGGTCATTTGGCTGGTTATATAAAAAACGTTTCTTCAGATATTGCTTTCACACCACAGATTAACTTTTGGAACGGAATGTCGGAAATCCAACTAAAAATGCTGGATATGGCAATACAGGAAAACATCTCTTTATAA
- a CDS encoding prepilin-type N-terminal cleavage/methylation domain-containing protein, with amino-acid sequence MACRKKEKGLTLVEIAIVLVILGILIGLGAAFVGPLTKRVKISETRDILNASVESIVGFVAKNNRLPGPTEFRNAVRNPNDAWGKALVYFVDENLTSVPPNPAEGICGRKLTNIIVCLDATCTNQIPNVAFVVVSGAGNFNVQTGPLSVSPGGKQFIRVYEQDTPNIDEYAGDFTRPEEYDDLVKWVALDELRIKVGCQGSQLKILNNELPWAYVGTPYSATIYAEGGVPFSTGGKYKWCRQGDNPAGLTFNPNVSSTNCITLPEGSWGQSTSLTISGTPTTAGTYNLTFFVRDNQDSAGSDDNITQKSFVLTINTSTSGGGGIRFRIWNNTGAQRDFTLSGVCRNNINQGSEVTSSTLYLEEGGYFLVHASDQGTCNASVILMLDHNNALAADSNGNRELYVTTSGFVDR; translated from the coding sequence ATGGCATGTAGAAAAAAAGAAAAAGGTCTCACACTAGTGGAGATAGCTATTGTTCTTGTCATACTAGGTATTCTCATTGGTCTTGGGGCTGCATTTGTGGGACCTCTAACGAAAAGGGTAAAAATATCAGAAACACGGGATATCCTCAATGCATCAGTTGAATCAATCGTCGGCTTTGTCGCTAAAAATAACAGACTACCAGGACCTACAGAATTCAGGAACGCCGTAAGGAACCCCAATGATGCGTGGGGGAAGGCTCTAGTTTATTTTGTGGATGAAAACCTCACTTCGGTGCCTCCGAATCCTGCTGAAGGTATATGCGGTAGGAAATTAACCAATATTATCGTCTGCCTAGACGCAACATGCACAAACCAAATACCAAATGTGGCATTTGTTGTGGTCAGTGGCGCAGGGAACTTTAACGTACAGACAGGTCCCCTCTCAGTGAGTCCCGGAGGGAAACAATTTATCAGAGTGTATGAACAGGACACACCAAACATAGATGAGTACGCAGGAGATTTTACAAGGCCAGAGGAGTACGACGATCTCGTAAAGTGGGTTGCTCTGGATGAGCTCCGTATTAAAGTAGGATGTCAGGGGTCCCAGTTGAAAATACTAAACAATGAACTTCCGTGGGCATACGTGGGAACTCCTTACAGTGCCACTATTTATGCTGAAGGTGGTGTTCCCTTCTCGACCGGGGGAAAATATAAATGGTGTAGGCAGGGAGATAACCCAGCGGGTCTTACCTTCAACCCGAACGTTTCTTCCACAAACTGCATTACATTACCTGAGGGATCATGGGGCCAGAGCACCAGTTTGACCATAAGTGGCACACCAACAACGGCAGGAACATATAACCTAACCTTTTTCGTAAGGGATAACCAAGATAGCGCAGGTTCAGACGATAACATCACCCAAAAATCTTTTGTGCTCACTATAAACACTTCAACCAGTGGTGGGGGAGGCATCAGATTCCGCATATGGAACAACACAGGTGCACAAAGGGACTTTACCCTATCTGGAGTATGCCGTAATAACATAAATCAGGGTAGTGAAGTTACTTCTTCTACCCTGTATTTGGAAGAAGGTGGTTACTTTCTTGTACATGCATCTGATCAAGGTACTTGCAATGCTTCCGTTATTCTTATGCTTGACCATAATAATGCCTTAGCAGCAGATAGCAATGGTAATCGTGAACTATATGTCACCACTTCAGGTTTCGTGGATAGATAA
- a CDS encoding tetratricopeptide repeat protein, producing MVFLEKKAKGVPPGLLRLVKEGKHFPKVVFIILSSVLALIAGFGVLYLFENKNFQKMLTVSQRSEGVGPALSSQMPVVSYETKDTDKVTQRSARFTAAFDPLTHGTNRLEKRSVQQTEDMKQPKFEKKGVIKENEGKVISVKAAIREVRKEKSSEAHSKKTLASINVGHLYRAYDLETEGKLEEAVREYIEYTKTIELKDPLIIHKIVTLYLLLGNLQEASRWADFALREWPNNPLILANCGLLKAKLGNFNEAEGLFKRAIELDPENKNALFNFAVLKEKKKEYHEALTLYERLSERGDLEAQKHVMRLKTQESDLKSSQNK from the coding sequence ATGGTCTTTCTAGAAAAAAAAGCGAAAGGAGTCCCACCCGGCCTCTTAAGACTAGTTAAGGAAGGAAAACATTTCCCAAAAGTCGTTTTTATCATTTTGTCTTCAGTACTTGCTCTAATTGCCGGTTTTGGTGTTTTATATCTCTTTGAAAATAAAAACTTCCAGAAAATGCTCACCGTCTCCCAAAGATCAGAGGGAGTAGGTCCTGCCCTTAGTTCACAGATGCCAGTGGTTTCTTACGAAACAAAAGATACAGATAAAGTAACTCAGCGGAGCGCAAGATTCACCGCAGCTTTCGACCCACTCACTCATGGTACAAACCGGCTAGAAAAGAGAAGCGTTCAACAAACGGAGGATATGAAACAACCTAAATTTGAGAAGAAGGGGGTGATAAAGGAAAACGAGGGAAAGGTTATCTCAGTAAAAGCCGCTATACGGGAGGTGAGAAAGGAAAAATCGTCTGAAGCACATTCAAAAAAGACCTTGGCTTCTATTAACGTTGGTCACCTATACAGGGCTTATGATCTGGAAACTGAGGGAAAACTGGAGGAAGCTGTCCGGGAATATATTGAGTACACAAAAACCATTGAGCTGAAAGATCCCTTGATCATCCACAAGATCGTTACACTTTATCTACTTCTGGGAAACCTGCAGGAGGCCTCCCGATGGGCGGACTTTGCGTTGAGAGAATGGCCGAACAATCCTCTTATCTTGGCAAATTGCGGTTTACTAAAGGCGAAACTAGGCAATTTCAATGAGGCGGAGGGTTTATTTAAAAGGGCAATAGAATTAGATCCGGAAAATAAAAACGCGCTCTTCAACTTTGCCGTTCTTAAAGAGAAAAAGAAAGAGTATCACGAGGCTCTAACGTTATACGAACGCCTGAGTGAAAGGGGTGACCTTGAAGCCCAAAAGCATGTGATGAGATTGAAAACGCAAGAATCGGACTTAAAAAGTTCCCAGAATAAATAA
- a CDS encoding prepilin-type N-terminal cleavage/methylation domain-containing protein yields MRKGEKGFTLVELAIVLVIIGIILGAVLKGQELMNNARHKKFISDTGKKFEVSAWAYYDRNGRFPGDSNKDGVIGDGNVKTDLVDNGKLLSSSDNPVTIGGYSFLVGLGNDNGTPKKNVLVICPATGGTCNTSISDDEIEFFKALDNSIDGTTDAGVGVVRGASSATISSASWVATPSGIVSSTSDWTSASKALVYYFDRKP; encoded by the coding sequence ATGAGAAAAGGCGAGAAAGGTTTTACGTTGGTGGAGTTGGCAATAGTCCTAGTGATCATCGGTATTATACTTGGGGCTGTGCTTAAAGGTCAGGAATTGATGAACAACGCGAGGCATAAGAAGTTCATAAGCGATACAGGAAAAAAGTTTGAAGTCTCAGCGTGGGCATATTACGACCGTAATGGACGTTTCCCTGGAGACTCCAATAAAGACGGAGTGATTGGTGATGGCAATGTAAAGACCGACCTCGTAGACAATGGCAAGTTACTTTCCAGTTCGGATAATCCCGTTACAATTGGTGGATATTCATTCTTAGTGGGGCTGGGAAATGACAATGGTACTCCCAAGAAGAATGTTTTAGTTATTTGTCCCGCAACGGGTGGTACATGCAATACAAGCATCTCCGATGATGAGATTGAGTTCTTCAAAGCTTTAGATAACTCTATAGATGGCACAACGGATGCTGGTGTAGGCGTGGTAAGAGGAGCTTCATCCGCCACGATTAGCTCTGCCTCATGGGTTGCAACACCTTCTGGTATTGTGAGCTCAACCTCTGATTGGACTTCTGCATCAAAGGCTCTTGTCTATTACTTCGACAGAAAGCCATAA
- a CDS encoding Wzy polymerase domain-containing protein — translation MPPFLFAIVKSPEKILFSLLLLVFVLVGHIYLPNIGGILAKQNELIIWFISGLIVFISSLKVLIKKSFRESPQNVYVFLFVACWLGSSLFSEAIYNQDLFLTQCFWLLGGVVLWISLLQFELAEKDELIFLSLIFISAVIESLIGIIQFFGLYKYIPVTPSPAEGIVGGVFQQKNLFASWIATGAVVSLYIITTPHFKNLTSSKKILFWIGVFTITHSLALAQSRAGLIGIVLAIGVVVLAKKTGLQNFRDKIIIWLIIFVLGLTSGFTLLKFQYKLSVEKFTEKQLSWFTDPNQTTYKERILMLKTSVDMFLEKPLTGQGFGNFPSLYAYYQAKNIKADDYWKSLGGSFTHHPHNEIALIVAESGILGLIGMAILLLGLVRFVPTMGIPNAFKYLAFLTPLLFHTLVEYPLHNSVLHWLSFILIFALATRHAVKETKINISPKLTITLSILFSCLFILFSVYWVKTYVAYNQFVIWFNEYSYGKNAKVQNLEPATKNFYLRPLAKPMLMFAKAEEAVKDVDKNKEFLNDFLNWSEMEKKRLPIPQVFQYEAYVFLNLGMHFKDISYFKEALKTANEGLELYNNDEFLKKLRKVIAVEAAKVIMNRLRYPQGKTFSNEP, via the coding sequence ATGCCCCCCTTTTTATTTGCCATTGTGAAATCACCGGAGAAAATCCTATTTTCTCTTCTACTTCTGGTATTCGTCTTAGTGGGCCACATTTATCTTCCCAACATTGGGGGGATCCTAGCCAAGCAAAACGAACTTATCATCTGGTTCATTTCAGGACTGATTGTTTTTATCTCTTCCTTGAAAGTCCTTATAAAAAAATCTTTCAGGGAATCCCCTCAAAATGTCTACGTTTTTCTTTTTGTAGCATGTTGGTTAGGAAGTAGTCTCTTTTCAGAGGCAATTTACAACCAAGATTTATTTCTCACCCAGTGTTTCTGGCTTCTTGGGGGGGTAGTTCTCTGGATTTCTCTACTTCAGTTCGAACTGGCGGAAAAAGATGAGCTAATATTCCTTTCGCTGATCTTTATCTCTGCCGTGATTGAATCTTTAATCGGTATTATTCAGTTCTTCGGGTTGTATAAATACATCCCTGTGACCCCTTCCCCAGCTGAAGGGATCGTAGGTGGCGTTTTCCAGCAGAAAAACCTATTCGCTTCCTGGATTGCTACGGGGGCCGTTGTGAGTCTTTACATCATTACGACACCTCATTTCAAGAACCTCACCTCAAGTAAAAAAATTCTTTTTTGGATAGGGGTTTTCACGATCACCCATAGTCTAGCTCTTGCCCAATCTAGGGCAGGCCTCATAGGTATAGTACTAGCCATTGGTGTAGTTGTTCTGGCGAAGAAAACCGGGTTGCAAAACTTCCGTGATAAAATAATCATCTGGCTAATAATTTTTGTTTTGGGTTTGACTTCTGGATTCACTCTACTTAAATTCCAATACAAACTAAGCGTAGAGAAATTCACCGAAAAGCAACTATCATGGTTTACAGATCCCAACCAGACTACTTACAAAGAACGCATTCTCATGTTAAAGACCTCAGTGGATATGTTTTTGGAAAAACCTTTAACGGGTCAGGGGTTCGGTAACTTCCCGAGTCTTTATGCCTACTATCAAGCAAAAAACATAAAGGCAGACGATTACTGGAAATCACTGGGGGGGAGCTTTACACATCATCCCCACAACGAAATAGCCCTCATCGTTGCTGAAAGTGGGATTCTGGGACTTATCGGCATGGCTATCCTCTTATTGGGTCTTGTGCGATTCGTCCCCACTATGGGTATTCCGAACGCTTTTAAATATCTGGCTTTCTTGACCCCTTTGCTCTTCCATACGCTAGTCGAATATCCCCTTCACAATTCCGTTCTTCACTGGCTTTCCTTTATACTCATCTTTGCTCTCGCCACAAGACACGCTGTTAAAGAAACAAAGATCAACATTTCTCCAAAGTTAACCATTACCCTAAGTATTCTTTTTTCTTGCCTTTTCATCTTATTCTCCGTATATTGGGTAAAAACCTATGTAGCCTATAATCAGTTTGTAATCTGGTTTAATGAGTACTCTTACGGCAAAAACGCAAAAGTACAAAATCTCGAACCGGCGACTAAAAATTTCTACCTCAGACCGCTTGCGAAACCCATGTTAATGTTCGCTAAAGCAGAAGAGGCGGTTAAAGATGTTGACAAAAACAAGGAATTTCTGAATGATTTTTTAAACTGGTCAGAAATGGAGAAGAAAAGATTACCCATCCCGCAGGTGTTTCAATATGAGGCATATGTTTTCCTAAATCTAGGTATGCACTTCAAAGATATCTCTTACTTTAAAGAAGCTCTAAAAACAGCCAACGAAGGGCTTGAGCTTTACAACAACGATGAGTTTTTAAAAAAGTTAAGAAAAGTTATTGCTGTTGAAGCAGCGAAAGTAATAATGAATCGTTTAAGATACCCACAGGGGAAAACCTTTTCAAATGAACCATGA